In one window of Pedosphaera parvula Ellin514 DNA:
- a CDS encoding sensor histidine kinase has product MNTQSIRFRLVVWYAGLLIGVFVLLGYFMFTGVRVYLERSLGDAQVRRAQQIAVSLLANVEKTGETPVINEINSVFAPELSDRFIRIMRSDSSVMYASRNPKDLSFDASHVPVYTGAAKAGTWRKEPVPDGKELLIAAVPYRTPDGKKFVVEVGALFDPVQAVLNRLVILVAFALTAMVIVAITGGYWLVRKALAPVDQISKSAEQITLHNLRERLPVAKTGDELERLSISLNNMIVRLEDAFQQNRRFIADASHELRTPLTIMRGELEAIVIQNQIAPEVQTKAVSILEEVERLTRIVEGLFAISRLDAGEAQKEMVRFDLAKLATNTAEQMCLLAEDKGIVVRCDNAQEVMVEGDRARMKQVVVNLLDNAIKYTPSGGKVTLSVSAQSGRASLEVEDTGIGIPAEAKPRIFERFFRVDKARSRDLGGAGLGLSIVKSICAAHGGKVDFYSTEGKGSRFVVELPLSRSNNEMGEKTNGL; this is encoded by the coding sequence ATGAACACACAATCCATTAGATTCCGTCTGGTGGTCTGGTACGCCGGTCTTTTGATCGGGGTGTTTGTTCTGCTGGGCTATTTTATGTTCACTGGTGTCAGAGTTTACCTGGAGCGAAGCCTGGGTGACGCTCAGGTCAGGCGCGCCCAGCAGATCGCTGTGAGCCTGCTGGCCAATGTGGAAAAGACTGGAGAAACCCCGGTGATCAATGAAATCAATTCCGTATTTGCTCCTGAGCTAAGCGATCGGTTCATTCGTATCATGCGCAGTGATTCTTCAGTCATGTATGCTTCCCGGAATCCCAAGGACTTGAGTTTTGATGCGAGTCATGTGCCTGTTTACACCGGGGCGGCCAAAGCAGGAACATGGAGGAAGGAACCAGTTCCCGATGGCAAGGAATTGCTGATTGCGGCGGTCCCTTACCGAACACCTGATGGAAAGAAATTTGTAGTGGAGGTCGGTGCGCTGTTTGATCCCGTGCAGGCGGTTTTGAATCGTTTGGTGATCCTTGTGGCTTTCGCACTTACCGCCATGGTGATTGTAGCCATCACTGGCGGATACTGGCTGGTACGAAAGGCGCTGGCACCCGTTGATCAAATCTCCAAAAGCGCAGAACAAATCACCTTGCATAATCTTCGGGAACGACTGCCCGTGGCGAAAACTGGAGACGAACTGGAGCGCTTGTCCATCTCACTCAATAATATGATCGTCCGTCTGGAGGATGCATTTCAACAGAATCGGCGTTTTATCGCCGATGCCTCCCACGAATTGCGCACGCCGCTTACCATCATGCGCGGGGAGTTGGAAGCCATTGTCATACAAAATCAAATTGCGCCGGAGGTTCAGACGAAGGCGGTGAGCATTCTTGAGGAAGTGGAACGTTTGACGCGAATCGTAGAAGGATTATTTGCCATATCCCGGCTCGACGCCGGTGAAGCTCAAAAGGAAATGGTGCGATTTGATCTCGCCAAACTTGCCACCAATACAGCCGAGCAGATGTGCCTGCTGGCCGAGGACAAGGGAATCGTTGTCCGATGTGACAATGCGCAGGAGGTGATGGTTGAAGGAGATCGCGCACGCATGAAACAGGTGGTGGTCAACCTGTTGGACAATGCCATCAAATACACGCCTTCAGGTGGGAAGGTCACGCTTTCAGTAAGTGCGCAGAGTGGGAGGGCATCGCTTGAAGTGGAGGACACTGGGATCGGGATACCAGCCGAGGCAAAGCCGCGCATTTTCGAACGATTCTTTCGCGTGGACAAGGCAAGGTCCCGCGATCTCGGCGGAGCAGGATTGGGACTTTCAATCGTAAAATCAATCTGTGCCGCTCATGGTGGCAAAGTGGACTTTTACAGCACCGAAGGAAAGGGAAGTCGTTTCGTCGTGGAACTGCCCCTGTCCCGGTCAAACAATGAGATGGGGGAGAAGACGAATGGACTCTGA
- a CDS encoding response regulator — MRLLLVEDEKKVAEFVARGLRAERFAVDVCNDGLSGYEMASTYNYDLMILDLMLPTLSGTEILKRLRKQSSQVPVLVLTARDGMAEKIENFEAGADDYLTKPFAFAELLVRVKALLRRGTANRSSVLHVGDLEIDRLTQQVRRGGKKIDLTSKEYGLLEYLAANAGRVLSRTMIVEHVWDESFEGLTNIVDVYVRHLRSKVDSGYPCKLIRTVRGVGYSVSDERET, encoded by the coding sequence ATGCGTCTCCTCCTGGTCGAAGATGAGAAAAAAGTCGCCGAGTTTGTAGCCCGCGGATTGCGGGCGGAGCGGTTTGCGGTGGATGTTTGCAACGATGGGCTGAGCGGATACGAAATGGCATCCACATACAATTATGACCTCATGATTTTGGATTTGATGCTGCCCACGTTGAGCGGCACCGAAATCTTGAAACGTCTTCGCAAACAAAGCTCCCAAGTCCCGGTATTAGTCCTGACGGCCCGCGACGGCATGGCGGAAAAGATCGAGAACTTTGAGGCCGGTGCGGACGACTACCTTACCAAGCCGTTTGCCTTTGCCGAACTGCTGGTCAGGGTAAAGGCCTTGCTGCGGCGCGGCACCGCCAACCGTTCGAGCGTTCTCCATGTGGGAGACCTGGAAATTGACCGTTTGACTCAGCAGGTGCGTCGAGGCGGGAAGAAGATTGATCTGACTTCCAAGGAATACGGACTTTTGGAATACCTGGCTGCCAATGCCGGTCGGGTGTTATCCCGAACCATGATCGTCGAGCATGTCTGGGACGAAAGCTTTGAAGGACTCACCAATATTGTTGATGTCTACGTGCGTCACCTCCGCAGCAAGGTCGATTCAGGCTATCCATGCAAACTCATCCGCACGGTCAGAGGGGTGGGTTATTCGGTCAGTGATGAACGAGAGACATGA
- a CDS encoding efflux RND transporter permease subunit — translation MTKFALRYPYLIIVICLITCVVGVTSLLRMPVDLFPPINIPVVVVATFFSGMPPEQIENDITGRFERFFTLASGVDHIESRSLPGVSLIKVYFQPGSNPDTAVSTIGNLASANLRRLPPGTLPPVVLKFDASSLPVCMITLKGEGLNETRLRDLGQFNVRNQVANVPGASVPQPFGGRYRQIMVYVDPLKLEAHQLSVMDVVRAVNDSNLILPAGDVRIGPFDYNIYANSQLRDIEDINHLPLKTVGGASVMVADVGEAKDASQIQNNVVRVDGQKSVYLPVLKQGGDANTIAVVDGIKNAVSHLLDVPKELVTKVVFDQSVFVKTAIENLIHEGAIGLLLTGLMILIFLASTRATIAVFLSIPLSTLATFIALGMGGGTVNSMILGGLALVFSRLIDNSVVVLENIFRHLELGETPEVAAEKGGQEVALPVLAATLTTAVVFFPVTFLYGVSRFLFSALALAVVFALFASYFVALTVVPLFCAKFIKSAHGHGADHGKKSFSDRFNGWFNTRFGAMLDKYGLLLGWSLKRPWATILVITGVFVLSLGLFKFVGISYFPRTDPGQFVINLKAPTGTRIENTEDFIKKVEEIVREEVDKDDLGIVVANIGITPDFSAMYTSNSGQHTAFVQVSLREKHKRGSYDYMERVRRRLRNDLPQISAYIQSGGLLDAVLNLGLPAPIDIQVSGSNLEAAHHTATELAARIRGLKGVSDVLVPQDVDYPAIQLDIDRTRASQLGLSSREVVGNVITALTSDGMIAPSFWVDPKSGNDYLLTVQYPENHIKTLDELQAIPLRSAGKTFPARLDAVTHLKHIHSPTEVDHYQLRRVVDIYVATSGEDLGSVATSVNKEIGETSLPENVRINVRGMVQGMNASFKSFSLGLILSVVLVYLILVAQFKSFRDPFLILLAVPTGLTGVLITLVITGTTLNVMSLMGVVMMVGIVVSNSILIVEFTHRLREDGKPLLEAITVACRVRLRPVLMTSLATLIGLIPMAAKLGTGSEAYAPLARAIIGGLAVSVVLTMFIVPAAYLLVYGRRQTKAGEVLPTTAKQGNI, via the coding sequence ATGACTAAATTCGCGCTCCGCTATCCGTATCTCATTATCGTTATTTGCCTCATCACCTGTGTGGTAGGTGTAACAAGCCTTCTCCGGATGCCGGTGGACTTGTTTCCACCGATTAATATTCCGGTTGTGGTGGTGGCCACTTTCTTCTCTGGCATGCCGCCGGAGCAAATCGAGAATGACATCACCGGCCGCTTTGAACGTTTCTTTACGCTTGCGAGCGGTGTGGATCATATCGAATCCCGCTCTCTCCCGGGGGTGAGCCTGATCAAAGTTTATTTCCAACCCGGCAGTAATCCGGATACGGCCGTCAGCACCATCGGCAACCTGGCCTCTGCCAACCTGCGACGTCTGCCGCCTGGAACCCTGCCGCCGGTGGTGCTCAAGTTCGATGCCTCCAGTCTTCCGGTCTGCATGATCACGTTGAAAGGTGAAGGACTGAACGAAACAAGATTGCGCGACCTCGGCCAGTTTAATGTTCGTAATCAGGTGGCCAACGTTCCTGGTGCTTCGGTGCCTCAACCATTCGGTGGACGTTATCGCCAGATCATGGTGTATGTCGATCCGCTGAAACTGGAGGCGCATCAACTGAGCGTGATGGACGTGGTGCGCGCGGTGAACGATTCCAACCTGATTCTTCCAGCTGGCGATGTGCGTATTGGTCCATTCGATTACAATATTTATGCCAACAGCCAGTTGCGCGACATCGAAGACATCAATCATCTCCCGCTTAAAACCGTTGGGGGCGCTTCGGTAATGGTGGCGGATGTCGGCGAGGCGAAGGATGCTTCGCAGATACAGAACAATGTTGTGCGGGTGGATGGTCAGAAGTCGGTTTATCTGCCTGTGCTCAAACAAGGCGGCGATGCCAATACCATTGCCGTGGTCGATGGCATCAAGAATGCCGTTTCCCATTTATTGGATGTGCCGAAGGAATTGGTGACCAAAGTGGTCTTCGATCAGTCTGTCTTCGTAAAAACCGCCATCGAAAACCTGATTCATGAAGGCGCCATCGGGTTGCTTCTGACCGGCTTGATGATCTTGATATTTCTTGCCAGCACAAGGGCGACCATCGCTGTATTCCTCTCGATACCTCTATCCACTCTGGCGACCTTCATCGCACTCGGAATGGGTGGTGGAACAGTCAACTCCATGATTTTGGGCGGACTCGCGCTCGTATTCTCGCGCTTGATTGATAACTCCGTGGTGGTGCTGGAAAACATTTTTCGCCATCTGGAACTGGGCGAGACGCCTGAGGTTGCGGCGGAGAAGGGCGGACAGGAGGTGGCGCTGCCAGTGCTCGCGGCCACGTTGACCACTGCCGTCGTATTTTTTCCGGTGACATTTCTCTATGGAGTGAGCCGATTTTTGTTTTCGGCACTGGCCTTGGCCGTTGTGTTCGCACTGTTTGCCTCCTATTTTGTCGCGCTCACCGTCGTGCCTTTGTTCTGTGCGAAGTTCATTAAAAGTGCTCATGGACACGGGGCGGACCATGGAAAGAAATCATTTAGCGACCGCTTTAACGGCTGGTTCAACACCCGGTTTGGAGCGATGCTCGACAAATATGGACTGCTGCTCGGTTGGTCGCTCAAGCGGCCTTGGGCCACGATTTTGGTCATCACCGGCGTCTTCGTGCTCAGCCTTGGATTGTTCAAATTCGTTGGGATTTCGTATTTTCCACGCACGGACCCGGGGCAATTTGTCATTAACCTCAAAGCGCCCACCGGAACACGAATTGAAAACACCGAGGATTTTATAAAAAAGGTGGAGGAGATTGTTCGCGAGGAGGTGGATAAGGATGACCTCGGAATTGTCGTGGCAAACATCGGCATCACCCCGGACTTTTCCGCGATGTACACCAGCAATTCCGGTCAACACACGGCCTTCGTGCAGGTGAGCCTCAGGGAGAAGCACAAACGCGGCAGCTATGATTATATGGAACGAGTGCGGCGACGACTCCGAAACGACCTGCCGCAAATCAGTGCTTATATACAATCCGGCGGATTGCTCGATGCAGTCCTAAACCTCGGCTTGCCGGCGCCAATCGACATACAGGTAAGCGGTTCCAATCTGGAGGCGGCGCATCATACCGCGACGGAACTCGCTGCCAGAATCAGGGGACTAAAAGGGGTGAGCGACGTCTTGGTTCCACAGGATGTGGATTATCCAGCCATCCAGCTCGACATCGATCGCACCCGGGCCAGTCAGTTGGGATTGTCCTCGCGCGAAGTGGTCGGCAATGTGATTACGGCCTTGACGTCGGATGGAATGATTGCGCCGAGCTTTTGGGTCGACCCGAAGAGCGGCAACGATTATTTGCTGACCGTTCAGTATCCGGAAAATCACATCAAGACCCTGGATGAATTGCAGGCCATCCCATTACGTTCCGCCGGCAAGACATTTCCTGCCCGCCTGGATGCTGTCACACATCTTAAACACATTCATTCTCCAACCGAGGTGGATCATTATCAGTTGCGCCGGGTGGTGGATATTTACGTGGCAACATCAGGCGAAGATCTCGGCTCGGTGGCGACTTCGGTCAACAAAGAGATCGGCGAGACATCGCTTCCTGAAAACGTCCGTATTAACGTGCGTGGCATGGTGCAGGGAATGAACGCCTCGTTCAAAAGCTTCAGTCTGGGGCTTATTTTGTCCGTGGTCCTGGTCTATCTGATTCTGGTCGCACAATTTAAGTCATTTCGCGATCCCTTCCTGATCTTGCTGGCTGTGCCGACTGGTCTTACCGGTGTTCTCATCACACTCGTTATCACTGGTACGACGTTGAATGTGATGTCATTGATGGGAGTGGTGATGATGGTGGGAATCGTGGTTTCCAACAGCATTCTGATCGTGGAGTTTACGCATCGTTTGCGGGAGGATGGAAAACCGTTGTTGGAAGCGATTACGGTCGCTTGCCGTGTGCGTTTGCGTCCCGTGCTGATGACCTCGCTGGCTACGCTCATTGGGTTAATCCCGATGGCCGCCAAGCTGGGCACTGGATCAGAAGCCTATGCGCCTCTGGCCCGGGCCATCATT
- a CDS encoding RraA family protein, which produces MTPVLSLDQFESLRRLETCTIANAIDTFDLRLRNEGYADASIRCMFPRLAPMLGYAVTLKIKCSSPPIAGNAYPDRTDWWNQILKFPTPRVVVIQDVDEFPGNGAFLGEVHSSILQALGCIGAITNGAVRDLSAVESNRFQFFAGSVAVSHAYSHIVEIGGEVEIGGLRIKPGDLIHADRHGILSVPGEIAGQIPAVAARLLEQERKVIALCRSADFSLEKLRVVVKQKP; this is translated from the coding sequence ATGACACCCGTTCTTTCACTGGATCAGTTTGAGTCGCTCCGCAGGCTGGAAACCTGCACCATTGCCAATGCCATCGACACTTTTGATCTCCGTTTGCGCAACGAGGGTTACGCTGACGCGAGCATTCGCTGTATGTTTCCCCGTCTCGCCCCAATGCTGGGCTATGCAGTGACGCTTAAGATCAAATGTTCCAGCCCACCCATCGCGGGAAATGCCTATCCCGACAGGACAGATTGGTGGAACCAAATTCTGAAATTCCCGACACCTCGCGTGGTGGTGATTCAGGATGTGGATGAGTTCCCGGGAAATGGAGCATTCCTGGGAGAGGTACATTCGAGCATTTTGCAGGCATTGGGCTGCATCGGCGCAATAACCAATGGAGCCGTTCGCGATCTTTCAGCGGTTGAGTCGAATCGGTTTCAATTTTTTGCCGGCAGCGTGGCGGTATCGCACGCGTACTCACATATCGTGGAAATTGGCGGTGAGGTGGAAATCGGCGGATTGAGAATCAAGCCCGGAGATCTGATTCACGCTGACCGGCATGGAATTCTTTCCGTACCCGGCGAAATCGCCGGCCAGATTCCAGCAGTTGCCGCCAGGTTGTTGGAGCAGGAGAGAAAAGTAATCGCGCTCTGCCGCTCCGCAGATTTCTCGCTGGAAAAGTTGAGGGTTGTGGTCAAACAGAAGCCATAG
- a CDS encoding sulfate ABC transporter substrate-binding protein produces the protein MKQRLKLIALLGVGVLLSTTSWAEKSTRLLNVSYDPTRELYQAYNSEFVKYWKGKAGKDVEIKQSHGGSGKQARAVIDGLEADVVTLALAYDIDVIAEKAQLLPKDWQQKFPNNSSPYTSTIVFLVRKGNPKGIKDWEDLIRPGVSVITPNPKTSGGARWNYLAAYGYQLKRSNGDESKAKEFVKNLFKNVPVLDTGARGATTTFVQRGIGDVLIAWENEAILAAKELGKGEVEIVVPSVSILAEPPVAVVDKVAKRHGTEAVAKAYLEHLYSEQGQEIAAKNFYRPRLESVAKKYANQFPQLKLFTIDELFGGWQKAQKAHFADGGTFDQIYQK, from the coding sequence ATGAAACAGAGATTAAAATTAATTGCACTCCTCGGAGTAGGGGTGTTGCTCTCCACCACGTCCTGGGCGGAAAAATCCACCAGGCTGCTGAATGTATCCTACGATCCAACGCGGGAGTTATACCAGGCGTATAACTCTGAGTTCGTCAAATATTGGAAAGGCAAAGCCGGCAAGGATGTGGAAATCAAACAATCTCATGGCGGTTCCGGGAAGCAGGCCCGTGCGGTGATCGATGGTCTGGAAGCCGATGTGGTTACGCTTGCACTGGCTTATGACATCGATGTAATTGCTGAGAAGGCCCAGTTGCTGCCAAAAGATTGGCAGCAAAAATTTCCAAATAACAGCTCGCCTTATACCTCCACGATCGTGTTTCTGGTGCGCAAGGGCAATCCCAAGGGCATCAAGGATTGGGAGGATCTTATCCGCCCGGGCGTTTCTGTGATCACACCGAATCCCAAAACTTCCGGGGGAGCGCGCTGGAATTACCTTGCCGCTTATGGATACCAACTGAAACGTTCTAATGGCGATGAATCCAAAGCGAAGGAGTTTGTGAAGAACCTCTTCAAAAATGTTCCCGTGTTGGATACCGGTGCGCGTGGGGCAACAACCACTTTCGTTCAACGGGGCATTGGCGATGTGCTGATTGCCTGGGAAAATGAGGCGATTCTCGCGGCCAAGGAATTGGGCAAGGGCGAAGTGGAAATTGTCGTTCCTTCCGTGAGCATTCTTGCTGAACCTCCGGTGGCCGTGGTGGATAAGGTGGCAAAGCGCCACGGAACCGAAGCGGTTGCCAAGGCTTATCTGGAACACTTGTACAGCGAACAAGGCCAGGAAATCGCCGCGAAAAATTTTTATCGCCCCCGGTTGGAGTCAGTTGCGAAGAAGTACGCGAACCAGTTTCCACAATTGAAACTATTCACCATCGATGAGCTGTTCGGTGGCTGGCAAAAGGCTCAAAAGGCTCATTTTGCTGATGGCGGAACCTTCGATCAAATCTATCAGAAATAA
- a CDS encoding efflux RND transporter periplasmic adaptor subunit: MSFLNWKTLVPAAIVAAGLGFWSSSRGNAHATPAPDSDMVTVAVARVIRQDLAKNQNFEAEFRPYQEIDLHAKVAGFVKSINVDIGDRVKEGDLLATLEIPELVEDLEKATALLHRDEEEIKRAAAAHNEAHGVFTRISSVNQTKPNLIAQQDLDGAQAKDQTTEAALAAARQEVQVAQAEVKKLKAIADYCKITAPFSGVITKRFADEGALVQGGVTPSASAMPLVRLSQIDTLRLVFPVSVSYVAHVQLGDSVGVRIPGMDKNITGKICRFTRKVDTATRTMDAEVDLPNPDLSLIPGVYAAVDFKLDRREKVLTIPTEAISRQKSNTVFVLNPAGEIEERAVTLGLETPNRLEVVEGLQENDLVMLGSRSQVKPGQKVQPKLMEMGSLQ; the protein is encoded by the coding sequence ATGAGCTTTTTAAATTGGAAAACACTCGTCCCTGCCGCGATCGTTGCGGCAGGTCTCGGATTCTGGAGTTCGTCGCGCGGGAATGCGCACGCAACACCTGCCCCTGACAGCGATATGGTGACTGTAGCTGTGGCCAGGGTGATTCGGCAGGACCTCGCAAAGAATCAGAATTTTGAAGCGGAGTTTCGTCCGTACCAGGAAATCGACCTCCATGCCAAGGTCGCCGGTTTCGTAAAGAGTATCAATGTGGACATCGGAGATCGAGTTAAGGAAGGTGACCTGCTGGCGACGCTGGAAATTCCTGAGTTGGTCGAGGATCTGGAAAAAGCAACGGCTCTCCTTCACCGCGACGAGGAGGAGATCAAACGTGCTGCCGCGGCACACAACGAAGCCCATGGGGTTTTCACCCGAATTTCCTCGGTCAACCAGACGAAACCAAATCTTATCGCCCAGCAGGATCTTGATGGGGCTCAGGCCAAGGATCAAACAACCGAAGCCGCGCTGGCAGCGGCCAGGCAGGAAGTTCAGGTTGCCCAGGCTGAAGTGAAAAAGCTGAAGGCCATCGCAGATTACTGCAAAATCACCGCGCCTTTTTCCGGTGTCATCACGAAACGATTTGCCGATGAAGGCGCGTTGGTGCAGGGCGGCGTAACACCGAGTGCTTCGGCCATGCCGCTGGTGCGCCTTTCACAAATCGATACACTGCGCCTGGTTTTTCCAGTCTCCGTTTCCTACGTGGCCCATGTGCAGTTGGGTGATTCCGTCGGAGTTCGGATTCCTGGCATGGACAAAAACATTACTGGAAAAATTTGCCGCTTTACCAGAAAGGTCGATACCGCCACCCGCACCATGGATGCGGAAGTGGATTTGCCAAATCCTGACCTTTCGCTGATTCCGGGAGTTTACGCCGCCGTGGATTTCAAACTGGACCGCAGGGAAAAGGTTCTGACCATCCCCACCGAAGCCATCTCACGTCAAAAAAGTAACACCGTGTTTGTGCTGAATCCGGCTGGTGAAATCGAAGAGCGGGCGGTGACGCTCGGCTTGGAAACCCCCAATCGCCTCGAGGTGGTTGAAGGGCTTCAAGAAAACGATCTGGTGATGCTCGGCAGCCGCTCACAAGTTAAGCCCGGCCAGAAAGTGCAACCCAAATTGATGGAAATGGGTAGCCTGCAGTAA